The Musa acuminata AAA Group cultivar baxijiao chromosome BXJ2-2, Cavendish_Baxijiao_AAA, whole genome shotgun sequence genome contains the following window.
ATGTCACAACTATCAAGTTTCACATGCAAAGCATTTTCCTTTGACATTAGATAATTCAACCAAAGCTAGAAGATATCTCATGGTTTTAGGCAATCATAGACCAAATCTTTAAAGTGCAATGCATGCCACATAATTTATTATCAATTAACTTGAAGTTAACGCGATAGAAGAAGTCACCGCACCTTCTCATTAGGATGGAAACATTGTGCAGTTAAATCCATCATTTACCAGCTTGTGGACTGCATCTCTAAGTTTATGGTAGTCACCTTCCATATTGTACACCTGATGAGAAATCCTTACGTACCCAGTGACAGTACTGCTCCCGTCCTTTTCGACGACCTCACCATCCTTGGGCAGCTGATAGTGAATCGGAACTTCGACCTTGAATTCTTTTCTTAACAAGCTCCTTAGTTTCAATGCATCCTTCTCGCTCAAAATCCCCAAACATCCCGGCAAACCAACCATGATCATGCTGCAGCACATCTCCGGGGGAGATCCAAGAAACGTCCCCCATGCATCTGCCAGCATCTTTCCCATCTCCACCACCTTCTCGTGGTTCCTCTTCCTGATCCCTTCGATTCCACCCTCAAACCTACCGATGAAATCCATCATTGAGGGCACCACAAGCTGAGCACTGTAGTCCCTGGTGCCGATCCATGCGCTCTCCAAAGGGAGGCCATTGCCGTACTCATGGGAGACCACGGGGTGGTGCAAACGGGAGGAGGCGGAACACTTCTTGGTGTATAGGAACGCCACGGACGGGGGGCAAAAGAACCACTTGTGGAGATTGCTCGTGTAGAAATCGGCCCCGATGTCCTGCACGTCGACCTCGACACTACCAATGGCGTGGGCAGCGTCGACGAACACCTGATCGACGCCCTCCTCGCGGCAGATCCTCGTGAGCTCCTTGACGGGGATCACGACGCTGGGCATGGACGTGACGTGGTCGATCACGGCGAGGCGGACTCTTCGGCCGTTGGCCTTCCCGAGCTCCAGGGCCTTTCGGAACTCCAGGACGATCTCCTCGTTGGAGGAGACGGGGAAGGGGAGGGGCACCTCGATGATGTGGCCACCGGCGCGGGCGACGTAGGCGTGGATGGACTTCTTGACGGCGCCGTAGGCGTAGTGGAGCATGACGACGGCGTCGCCCTTGCGGAAGCCGCCCTCGGAGAAGGCCCAGGAGGCGTGCTGGAGGAcgatggcggcggcggtggtggcgttGTCGACGAGGGATACCTCGTCGAGGTCAGCGGCGTTGATGAGCTCCTTGACGAGGATGCGGGAGCGGAGAAGTGCAGGCTGGAGGCGGTGGAAGTAGAACTCGTCGGGCTGGCGGAGGAAGAGCCGCTGCCACCGGAGCTGGGCAGCCAGGACCGATGCCGGACAGCTGCCGAAGCTGCCGTTGTTGATGCGGGCGACGGA
Protein-coding sequences here:
- the LOC135606069 gene encoding putative L-cysteine desulfhydrase 1, whose protein sequence is MGTHHRDDCAENGGDDNGHLAKRPRPASCPISAAEIAEEFAHHDPSVARINNGSFGSCPASVLAAQLRWQRLFLRQPDEFYFHRLQPALLRSRILVKELINAADLDEVSLVDNATTAAAIVLQHASWAFSEGGFRKGDAVVMLHYAYGAVKKSIHAYVARAGGHIIEVPLPFPVSSNEEIVLEFRKALELGKANGRRVRLAVIDHVTSMPSVVIPVKELTRICREEGVDQVFVDAAHAIGSVEVDVQDIGADFYTSNLHKWFFCPPSVAFLYTKKCSASSRLHHPVVSHEYGNGLPLESAWIGTRDYSAQLVVPSMMDFIGRFEGGIEGIRKRNHEKVVEMGKMLADAWGTFLGSPPEMCCSMIMVGLPGCLGILSEKDALKLRSLLRKEFKVEVPIHYQLPKDGEVVEKDGSSTVTGYVRISHQVYNMEGDYHKLRDAVHKLVNDGFNCTMFPS